In one Streptomyces sp. NBC_00597 genomic region, the following are encoded:
- a CDS encoding helix-turn-helix domain-containing protein produces MCELLNRIWARPRGEWTRVLRRELPALSAGMVEELREELPGFSALVDDLDEEVVRQRLEVALLTALGYREPAPQKQAKAADPHSDPDPDPLRGEQDHPEEEGDEDEDDYAAEEEDHAYAAETEEEEEEHRGPPPRLRDPRRRQLAALTVVPREGLGTRSERARRELFSALTSDMPMAEIALSELAAAAGWPLPAEIRAIALATPGETQQLAAVLDDGLAGMVGGQPCLLVPNPDPDARTSLEALLRGRFAAVGHPVAPRDTASSLRWALRLLSLTPNRPGLEARALFVDDHLSTLMLLQDEPLAHALAARWLRPLANLTPRQSERLEVTLLAWLEGGGAPEAAKALSVHPQTVRYRMRQLEKLFGPGLRDPRTRFELEMALRSRRLMAQVRRQNARVTRKVRSAANDFRPLGVGRMARVNGL; encoded by the coding sequence ATGTGCGAACTTCTGAACCGCATCTGGGCGCGTCCCCGAGGCGAATGGACCCGGGTCCTGCGAAGGGAACTCCCCGCGCTGAGCGCGGGAATGGTGGAGGAGCTGAGGGAGGAGCTCCCCGGGTTCTCCGCTCTGGTCGACGACCTTGACGAGGAGGTGGTCAGACAGAGGCTCGAAGTGGCCCTGCTGACCGCCCTCGGATACCGCGAGCCGGCGCCGCAGAAGCAGGCCAAGGCCGCAGACCCGCATTCCGACCCCGACCCCGACCCCCTCCGGGGCGAGCAGGACCACCCGGAGGAAGAAGGGGACGAGGACGAGGACGACTACGCGGCCGAGGAGGAGGACCACGCCTACGCGGCCGAGACGGAAGAAGAGGAGGAAGAGCACCGGGGCCCGCCGCCCCGGCTCCGGGACCCCCGCCGCAGGCAGTTGGCCGCCCTGACGGTGGTCCCCCGGGAGGGACTCGGGACACGCTCCGAAAGGGCCCGGCGCGAGCTGTTCTCCGCGCTTACGAGTGACATGCCCATGGCTGAAATCGCCCTCTCCGAACTCGCCGCGGCGGCCGGCTGGCCCCTCCCGGCCGAGATACGCGCCATCGCCCTGGCCACGCCGGGCGAGACCCAGCAGCTCGCGGCCGTCCTGGACGACGGACTCGCCGGCATGGTCGGCGGCCAGCCCTGCCTGCTGGTCCCGAACCCCGACCCGGATGCCCGCACCTCCCTCGAAGCCCTGCTCCGCGGACGGTTCGCCGCCGTGGGCCACCCCGTCGCCCCCCGCGACACCGCCTCCTCCCTGCGGTGGGCCCTGCGGCTGCTGTCCCTGACCCCCAACCGCCCCGGTCTGGAAGCTCGGGCCCTCTTCGTCGACGACCACCTGTCGACCCTCATGCTGCTCCAGGACGAGCCCCTGGCTCACGCACTGGCCGCACGCTGGCTGCGACCCCTGGCCAACCTGACACCGCGCCAGAGCGAAAGGCTCGAAGTGACCCTTCTGGCCTGGCTCGAAGGTGGGGGCGCACCCGAGGCCGCAAAGGCGCTGAGCGTGCACCCCCAGACCGTGCGCTACCGCATGCGGCAGCTGGAGAAGCTCTTCGGCCCCGGACTGCGGGATCCCCGCACCCGCTTCGAACTCGAAATGGCCCTGCGCAGCCGCCGCCTGATGGCCCAGGTGCGGCGCCAGAACGCGCGGGTGACCCGCAAGGTGCGCTCCGCCGCCAACGACTTCCGGCCGCTCGGCGTGGGCCGCATGGCCCGCGTCAACGGGCTGTAA
- a CDS encoding NADH-ubiquinone oxidoreductase-F iron-sulfur binding region domain-containing protein — MTSIVDPALGCVGQPRLLAGLDVLPRLDRANHLVVHGPLPQYNQDELVELAEGIDLKGRGGAGFPFARKLKAVIRSARTKEGRSAVVVNGTEGEPSCLKDAAVLLHSPHLVIDGALLAADAIGAEEVAIGVTRDDVEQSLRAAVAERGAAGSRVRVGRLPERFVSGEGTSLVNGLNGGAAVPNGQKVRTSERGLSGLPTLLSNTETYAQLAVAARLGVAGFRSVGLESEPGTVMLTISGSTVVEAPLGTSLAYVLELCGSSPGQGVLVGGYHGKWLTPAAARTALLSRESLTAYKATLGAGAILPLPEDTCPAGEVARVMRWMADETAGQCGPCVRGLPSLADAVDALVAGGGRAALEAVEARMRGVLRRGACSHPDGTSAFMASALAVFPEEMRDHALGSGCGRRVLGALPLPEDENPEKLVVDWTLCKGHGLCVDVLPDVVRLDRDGYPAEAVMSVPGRLRPKALRAVRRCPALALRIQE, encoded by the coding sequence GTGACCTCGATCGTCGATCCCGCCCTCGGGTGCGTCGGCCAGCCCAGGCTGCTGGCCGGACTCGACGTGCTGCCGCGGCTCGACCGTGCCAACCACCTGGTGGTGCACGGGCCGCTGCCGCAGTACAACCAGGACGAACTCGTGGAGCTCGCCGAGGGCATCGACCTGAAGGGCCGCGGGGGAGCGGGCTTTCCGTTCGCCCGCAAGCTCAAAGCCGTGATCCGCTCCGCCCGGACCAAGGAGGGGCGCAGCGCCGTCGTCGTGAACGGCACCGAGGGCGAGCCGAGCTGCCTCAAGGACGCCGCCGTACTGCTGCACTCCCCGCACCTGGTGATCGACGGCGCCCTGCTGGCGGCCGACGCGATCGGCGCCGAGGAGGTCGCCATCGGCGTGACCAGGGACGACGTGGAGCAGTCCCTGCGGGCCGCCGTCGCCGAGCGCGGCGCGGCCGGCAGCCGCGTCCGCGTCGGCAGGCTCCCCGAGCGCTTCGTCTCCGGAGAGGGGACCTCACTCGTGAACGGCCTCAACGGGGGGGCCGCCGTCCCGAACGGGCAGAAGGTCCGGACCAGCGAACGAGGACTGAGCGGGCTGCCGACCCTGCTGTCCAACACCGAGACGTACGCCCAGCTCGCCGTCGCGGCCCGACTCGGCGTAGCGGGATTCCGCTCGGTCGGCCTGGAGAGCGAGCCGGGCACCGTCATGCTGACGATCAGCGGTTCGACGGTCGTGGAGGCGCCGCTCGGGACGTCCCTGGCGTACGTCTTGGAACTGTGCGGCTCGTCCCCCGGCCAGGGCGTCCTGGTCGGCGGGTACCACGGCAAATGGCTGACGCCGGCGGCGGCGCGGACGGCACTGCTCTCCCGCGAATCCCTGACCGCGTACAAGGCCACGCTCGGGGCGGGTGCGATCCTGCCGCTGCCCGAGGACACCTGCCCGGCCGGCGAAGTGGCCCGCGTGATGCGCTGGATGGCGGACGAGACCGCCGGCCAGTGCGGCCCGTGCGTCCGGGGCCTGCCCTCGCTCGCCGACGCCGTGGACGCGCTGGTGGCCGGGGGAGGCCGCGCCGCCCTGGAGGCGGTCGAGGCGCGGATGCGGGGGGTGCTGCGCCGCGGTGCGTGCAGCCATCCCGACGGCACCTCGGCCTTCATGGCCTCCGCGCTCGCCGTCTTCCCCGAGGAGATGCGCGACCACGCCCTCGGCAGCGGCTGCGGCCGCCGTGTGCTCGGTGCGCTGCCCCTGCCCGAGGACGAGAACCCCGAAAAGCTCGTCGTGGACTGGACGCTGTGCAAGGGCCACGGGCTCTGCGTGGACGTGCTGCCCGACGTCGTACGGCTGGACCGCGACGGCTACCCGGCCGAGGCCGTCATGTCGGTCCCGGGAAGGCTGCGGCCGAAGGCGCTGCGCGCGGTGCGCCGATGCCCCGCGCTCGCGCTGCGCATTCAGGAATGA
- a CDS encoding SCO0930 family lipoprotein produces the protein MATVGSVAAVILLAAGCGSSENGARNANSVQPAGAGKALGGAYDTGYGAGGYGAGGAAPAAGSGSGSDVGSGAGKGEPAGQLAVRDIESVGSVVTDSAGMALYRFDKDTPKPPKSNCEGDCAMTWPAVPADDASAAAGIDASLLGSVARADGSKQLTLAGWPVYRYAKDTKAGEAKGEGVGGTWHALAPDGKKAVDKKQKADGNGGMAGMEMKSGAELSVADNEKLGKILVDGQWRTLYRFDKDSAWPMKFGCLGACLDTWKPAPAVDKSKAEGISGKLVGSVKRPDGSEQLTIDCWPVYTFTGDTEPGQANGHNKQGLWFAVTAEGKKVPPTA, from the coding sequence ATGGCAACTGTCGGATCGGTAGCCGCGGTTATCTTGCTGGCGGCCGGATGCGGAAGCAGCGAAAATGGCGCGCGCAACGCGAATTCCGTACAGCCGGCGGGTGCCGGGAAGGCTCTCGGGGGCGCGTACGACACGGGCTACGGAGCGGGCGGCTACGGGGCGGGCGGCGCCGCTCCCGCCGCCGGCTCGGGGTCGGGCTCCGACGTCGGCTCGGGCGCCGGCAAGGGCGAGCCGGCGGGGCAGCTGGCCGTGCGCGACATCGAGAGCGTCGGCAGCGTGGTCACCGACAGTGCCGGAATGGCCCTCTACCGTTTCGACAAGGACACCCCGAAGCCGCCCAAGTCCAACTGTGAGGGGGACTGCGCCATGACCTGGCCGGCGGTCCCGGCGGACGATGCGTCGGCCGCCGCCGGCATAGACGCCTCCCTCCTCGGCTCGGTCGCCCGGGCGGACGGCAGCAAGCAGCTGACCCTCGCCGGCTGGCCCGTGTACCGCTACGCGAAGGACACGAAGGCGGGCGAGGCGAAGGGCGAGGGCGTCGGCGGCACCTGGCACGCACTGGCACCGGACGGCAAGAAGGCCGTCGACAAGAAACAGAAGGCGGACGGAAACGGAGGGATGGCGGGCATGGAAATGAAGTCGGGCGCGGAACTCTCCGTGGCCGACAACGAAAAACTCGGAAAGATTCTGGTGGACGGGCAGTGGCGCACGCTCTACCGATTCGACAAGGACAGTGCGTGGCCGATGAAGTTCGGCTGCCTGGGAGCCTGCCTGGACACCTGGAAGCCCGCTCCCGCCGTGGACAAGTCGAAGGCCGAGGGAATTTCTGGCAAGCTGGTCGGATCGGTCAAGCGGCCCGACGGCAGCGAGCAGTTGACGATCGACTGCTGGCCGGTCTACACGTTCACCGGGGACACCGAGCCCGGCCAGGCGAACGGACACAACAAGCAGGGGCTCTGGTTCGCGGTCACCGCCGAGGGCAAGAAGGTCCCGCCGACGGCGTGA
- the fusA gene encoding elongation factor G, with amino-acid sequence MRTHLNTSTTVRNLGILAHVDAGKTTVTERILYATGTTHKRGEVHDGTTVTDYDPQERDRGITIFAAAVSCSWDGHRVNLIDTPGHVDFADEVERSLRVLDGAIAVFDAVAGVEPQSESVWRQADRHGVPRIVFVNKMDRVGADLDRAVASVRERLHVVPLVVQLPIGQEDGFRGTVDLVGMRALLWRAEHDSYETGAVPDALYEEARSRRRLLEERVAELHPGALEEYCATSTLSAATLGAALRDLTRSGEGVVVLCGSAYRNRGIEPLLDAAVSYLPSPADMPPVRGTHGTAVEERAADPAAPFAGLAFKVNATATGRLTCLRVYSGTMRKGDTVLDAATGRTERIGRILRVQADRHAEVDRAVAGDIVAVVGLKGTRAGSTLCAPDAPLVLEPPKTAAPVVSVAVEAGSNAEAGRLSAALARLVEEDPSLVVRTDPETGQTVLSGMGELHLEVAVEKVRRSHGLHIGVGRPRVAYRETVARGVSGLVYRHVKQDGGAGQFAHVVLDVEPLRGDDGDGGFDFRSTVIGGRVPQEYVRAVEAGCRDALAEGPLAGHPVTGLRVTLIDGATHSKDSSDMAFRAAGRFALREALRAAAMELLEPVAEVVVTVPDDAVGGVLGDLAARRGRVSGSEARAGSTAVTATVPLAELFGYATRLRSRTQGRGTFTTRPTGYAPVPTAAYDQALSA; translated from the coding sequence ATGCGCACCCACCTGAACACCTCGACCACCGTCCGCAACCTCGGCATCCTCGCCCACGTCGATGCCGGGAAGACCACTGTCACCGAGCGGATCCTCTACGCCACCGGGACCACCCACAAACGCGGCGAGGTCCACGACGGCACGACCGTCACCGACTACGACCCCCAGGAGCGCGACCGCGGCATCACGATCTTTGCCGCCGCAGTCAGCTGTAGCTGGGACGGCCACCGCGTCAACCTGATCGACACGCCGGGACACGTCGACTTCGCCGACGAAGTGGAGCGCTCGCTGCGCGTCCTCGACGGAGCGATTGCGGTGTTCGACGCCGTCGCGGGAGTCGAACCGCAGAGCGAATCGGTATGGCGACAAGCCGACCGCCACGGCGTGCCGCGCATCGTGTTCGTCAACAAGATGGACCGCGTCGGCGCCGATCTCGACCGGGCGGTCGCCTCCGTACGGGAGCGGCTCCACGTCGTTCCGCTCGTCGTCCAGCTGCCCATCGGGCAGGAGGACGGATTCCGCGGGACGGTGGACCTCGTCGGCATGCGGGCGCTGCTCTGGCGCGCCGAACACGACTCGTACGAGACGGGCGCCGTACCCGACGCCCTGTACGAGGAGGCGCGCAGTCGACGGCGGCTGCTGGAGGAGCGGGTGGCCGAACTCCATCCGGGCGCCCTGGAGGAGTACTGCGCCACCTCGACGCTGTCCGCCGCCACGCTGGGCGCCGCCCTGCGCGACCTGACGCGCAGCGGCGAGGGCGTCGTCGTGCTGTGCGGCTCGGCGTACCGCAACCGCGGGATCGAGCCGCTGCTGGACGCCGCCGTGTCGTACCTCCCCTCGCCGGCCGACATGCCGCCCGTACGGGGAACCCACGGCACGGCGGTGGAGGAGCGCGCCGCCGACCCGGCGGCGCCGTTCGCCGGGCTCGCGTTCAAGGTGAACGCGACGGCGACCGGACGGCTGACCTGCCTGCGCGTCTACTCGGGAACGATGAGGAAGGGGGACACCGTGCTGGACGCGGCCACGGGCCGGACCGAGCGGATCGGACGCATCCTGCGCGTCCAGGCTGACCGGCACGCCGAGGTGGACCGGGCCGTGGCCGGGGACATCGTCGCGGTGGTCGGGCTCAAGGGCACCCGTGCCGGATCCACGCTGTGCGCACCGGACGCGCCGCTCGTCCTCGAACCGCCGAAGACCGCCGCACCGGTGGTGTCCGTCGCGGTCGAGGCGGGCAGCAACGCCGAGGCGGGCCGCCTGTCCGCCGCGCTGGCCCGGCTGGTCGAGGAGGACCCGTCGCTGGTGGTCCGGACGGATCCCGAGACGGGCCAGACGGTCCTGTCGGGAATGGGCGAGCTGCACCTGGAGGTGGCGGTGGAGAAGGTCCGCCGCAGCCACGGACTGCACATCGGCGTGGGCCGCCCGCGGGTGGCCTACCGGGAGACCGTCGCGCGCGGGGTGTCGGGGCTGGTGTACCGGCACGTCAAGCAGGACGGCGGCGCGGGCCAGTTCGCCCACGTGGTCCTCGACGTCGAGCCCCTGCGCGGCGATGACGGCGACGGCGGGTTCGACTTCCGCTCGACCGTCATCGGCGGGCGGGTGCCGCAGGAGTACGTCCGCGCGGTGGAGGCGGGCTGCAGGGACGCGCTCGCCGAGGGTCCCCTCGCCGGGCACCCCGTGACCGGGCTACGGGTCACCCTGATCGACGGGGCAACCCACTCCAAGGACTCCTCGGACATGGCGTTCCGGGCGGCGGGCAGGTTCGCGCTGCGCGAGGCCCTGCGCGCCGCCGCGATGGAGCTGCTGGAACCGGTGGCCGAGGTCGTGGTGACCGTACCCGACGACGCCGTCGGCGGAGTCCTGGGCGACCTGGCCGCGCGGCGCGGCCGGGTCTCGGGCTCGGAGGCGAGGGCGGGGAGCACGGCGGTCACCGCCACCGTGCCGCTGGCCGAGCTGTTCGGCTACGCGACCCGGCTGCGCAGCCGCACCCAGGGGCGGGGCACGTTCACCACCCGGCCCACGGGCTACGCCCCCGTACCGACGGCGGCGTACGACCAGGCCCTGTCGGCCTAG
- a CDS encoding SpoIIE family protein phosphatase, with product MQDPVFHDASGGPAEPGDETYALLDARGVVIGWGPGAERLLGYTAREVHGRRGADLLLARSDTGHTVLRHRSGRGVEVALHARPMVSTAGDRQWLIQATDTDATRRRELSEALIRGLFTESPFLIDVFDTQLRFIAQNDALRRGAGFANEEFVGRTMSEVAPPDLLDMAALEARQRHVLETGEALVHTEVRGLLRGDSDRQHVWSESILPLRSSSGELIALAHAVTDVTERVRARERLALVNDASTRIGTTLDVLHTARELVAVAVPEFADHAYVNLLAPVFSGEEPVAGPVGEAVALLRAATSAVPGGPAEPAVATGDTDPFASGPGSLFTRATAGGEPQLLSGEELIAEVAPVDPRQAELVRAYGVHSWLLVPMSARGAALGAAVFVRYERAHGFEPDDVLLAEELAARAAVCIDNASRYTRERTAALALRRSLLPQRLPVLGALEAVTRYLPAHGQAELGGAWYDVIPLSGARVALVVGDARGHGLNAAVTMGRLRTAVRTLADLDLSPDELLSYMDDQIHRFVDEHGQDGDGGPRPGGAAGTTCVYAVFDPISRQCTVACAGHPAPVLAPVGGVPAIVALPTGPPLGLGGSPFESVELTLDDGDVLVLYTHGLVAAPDRDVDLGLERLPEALSGVALAPPTGVGRTPGNGLDEACDAVIGRLLPVLPQNDVAVLMVRLHELAAGHHVTWDLPAEPEVVGRARRLATRQLAAWGLEELEFTTELVVSELVTNAIRYGSEPIQLRMIRDRELICEVSDGSSTSPHVRRAEETDEGGRGLFMVAQLAQLWGTRYHARGKTIWAEQPFPEGFLEAADAAAARV from the coding sequence ATGCAGGACCCGGTGTTCCACGATGCCTCCGGCGGGCCCGCGGAACCGGGCGACGAGACGTACGCCCTGCTCGACGCGCGCGGCGTGGTGATCGGCTGGGGCCCCGGGGCGGAGCGGCTGCTCGGCTATACGGCACGGGAGGTGCACGGGCGGCGCGGGGCCGATCTCCTGCTCGCGCGCTCGGACACCGGGCACACGGTCCTGCGGCACCGCAGCGGACGCGGGGTGGAGGTGGCTCTGCATGCGCGGCCCATGGTGTCCACGGCCGGTGACCGACAGTGGCTGATCCAGGCCACCGACACCGACGCCACCCGGCGGCGCGAGCTCAGCGAGGCCCTGATCAGGGGGTTGTTCACCGAGTCCCCTTTCCTCATCGACGTCTTCGACACGCAGCTGCGGTTCATCGCGCAGAACGACGCCCTGCGGCGCGGTGCGGGCTTCGCGAACGAGGAGTTCGTCGGGCGCACCATGTCCGAGGTGGCGCCGCCCGACCTGCTGGACATGGCGGCCCTGGAGGCGCGCCAGCGCCATGTGCTGGAGACCGGCGAGGCCCTCGTCCACACCGAGGTGCGCGGCCTGCTGCGCGGTGACTCCGACCGGCAGCACGTCTGGTCCGAGAGCATCCTCCCGCTGCGGAGCAGCTCCGGCGAGCTGATCGCGCTGGCGCACGCCGTGACCGACGTGACCGAACGGGTCCGGGCCCGCGAACGGTTGGCGCTGGTCAATGACGCGAGCACGCGCATCGGTACCACGCTGGACGTGCTGCACACCGCGCGGGAGCTCGTCGCCGTGGCGGTGCCGGAGTTCGCCGACCACGCCTACGTCAACCTGCTCGCCCCGGTGTTCAGCGGCGAGGAGCCGGTCGCCGGGCCCGTGGGCGAGGCCGTGGCGCTGCTGCGCGCGGCGACGTCCGCCGTCCCCGGCGGACCGGCGGAGCCCGCCGTCGCGACGGGTGACACCGACCCCTTCGCCTCCGGACCGGGCTCCCTGTTCACCCGGGCCACGGCCGGCGGCGAACCGCAACTGCTGAGCGGCGAGGAACTGATCGCGGAGGTCGCCCCGGTCGACCCCAGGCAGGCCGAGCTGGTCCGTGCGTACGGGGTCCACTCGTGGCTGCTGGTTCCCATGTCCGCGCGCGGGGCGGCGCTCGGCGCCGCGGTCTTCGTACGGTACGAGCGCGCCCACGGTTTCGAGCCGGACGACGTCCTGCTGGCCGAGGAGCTCGCGGCGCGCGCGGCGGTCTGCATCGACAACGCGAGCCGATACACGCGGGAGCGGACGGCGGCCCTGGCCCTGCGGCGCAGCCTGCTGCCCCAACGGCTGCCCGTGCTGGGCGCGTTGGAGGCGGTGACGCGCTACCTGCCCGCGCACGGCCAGGCGGAGCTGGGCGGGGCCTGGTACGACGTGATCCCGCTGTCGGGCGCGCGGGTGGCGCTGGTGGTGGGCGACGCACGGGGGCACGGCCTGAACGCCGCGGTGACCATGGGCCGGCTGCGGACCGCGGTGCGCACCCTCGCGGACCTCGACCTCTCCCCCGACGAGCTGCTCTCGTACATGGACGACCAGATCCACCGGTTCGTGGACGAGCACGGCCAGGACGGGGACGGCGGGCCGCGCCCGGGCGGGGCGGCCGGGACGACCTGCGTGTACGCCGTCTTCGACCCGATCTCGCGGCAGTGCACCGTGGCCTGCGCGGGCCATCCGGCGCCCGTCCTCGCGCCGGTGGGCGGGGTGCCCGCCATCGTGGCGCTGCCCACCGGACCTCCCCTCGGTCTCGGCGGATCGCCCTTCGAGAGCGTCGAGTTGACGCTGGACGACGGAGACGTACTGGTGCTGTACACCCACGGCCTGGTCGCAGCGCCCGACCGGGACGTGGACCTCGGCCTCGAACGGCTCCCGGAGGCACTGTCGGGCGTCGCGCTCGCCCCGCCGACCGGAGTCGGGCGCACGCCGGGGAACGGGCTGGACGAGGCCTGCGACGCGGTGATCGGCCGGCTGCTCCCGGTGCTGCCGCAGAACGACGTGGCCGTGCTGATGGTGCGCCTGCACGAGCTGGCGGCCGGGCACCACGTCACGTGGGACCTGCCGGCCGAGCCCGAGGTCGTGGGGCGCGCCCGGAGGCTGGCGACGCGGCAGCTGGCCGCATGGGGACTGGAGGAGCTGGAGTTCACCACGGAACTGGTGGTCAGCGAACTGGTCACCAACGCGATCCGCTACGGAAGCGAGCCCATCCAGCTGCGGATGATCCGCGACCGCGAGCTGATCTGCGAGGTCTCGGACGGCAGCAGCACCTCCCCGCACGTACGGCGCGCGGAGGAGACCGACGAGGGAGGGCGCGGGCTGTTCATGGTCGCCCAGCTCGCCCAGCTCTGGGGCACCCGCTACCACGCCCGGGGCAAGACGATCTGGGCCGAACAGCCCTTCCCCGAGGGGTTCCTGGAGGCGGCGGACGCCGCCGCGGCCCGTGTCTGA
- a CDS encoding DUF402 domain-containing protein: protein MRELTDVVLTKAGRVKIRYQAGVLADDGSQISVTAPWSAPKVRDFGFVRFEPGDVFVEHYWRDRWYAVKEVRDGAGVLKGWYCDVTRPAVVRQPAEGPAEIVVEDLDLDLWVSADGSEVLRLDEDEFEASGIAESDPEAARQAVAALDELERLAKNGALPGLPA from the coding sequence ATGCGGGAACTGACGGACGTGGTGCTGACCAAGGCCGGCCGGGTCAAGATCCGGTACCAGGCGGGCGTGCTGGCCGACGACGGTTCACAGATCTCCGTGACCGCGCCGTGGTCGGCGCCCAAGGTGCGGGACTTCGGGTTCGTGCGCTTCGAGCCGGGCGACGTGTTCGTCGAGCACTACTGGCGCGACCGCTGGTACGCCGTCAAGGAGGTCCGCGACGGCGCCGGGGTGCTCAAGGGCTGGTACTGCGACGTCACCCGCCCCGCAGTGGTCCGGCAGCCGGCCGAGGGGCCCGCCGAGATCGTGGTCGAGGACCTCGACCTCGACCTGTGGGTGTCGGCGGACGGCAGCGAGGTGCTGCGCCTCGACGAGGACGAGTTCGAGGCGAGCGGGATCGCCGAGAGCGACCCGGAGGCCGCCCGACAGGCGGTCGCGGCCCTGGACGAACTGGAGCGGCTCGCCAAGAACGGTGCGCTGCCCGGTCTGCCGGCCTGA